The genomic DNA AATCCCCATGAAAGCAGGAGCATCTCCAAGTTCATGACAGCATCTCCGGCCCCCAGCAAAGCGCTGGGCAGGCAGTAGGCGCTCAGCAAATTGATTGGgtgggtggatgaatgaatgcatggaagaatgaatgaatggtgcaCTGGAGGCACGCATTTTCTGGGCTGAATCAGGAAAAACCAGGCCCTTCAGCTGGGGCAAGCCCCCTCAGGCCCCCTGGGGACGGGCTTCCTCAGAGGCTCCGCAGTGTGCCCTGCCGAGGGCGTCACTCACCATTCCTTCTCCGTAAGGTTCCCTGCACAGCATCCTTCCCCttgtcctcccctcctcctgcttcAGAGAAACTCCTTGTTCTGTGCACTTGACACGTTGTGGTTGTCTGGAAATATCACAGAGTTGTTCATTTCTTAAAGCTGCCTTCCTGTAGTGAGGCCTCGCTTGTTCACTTCTATTCCCATGGTGTGCTGGGCCGCCTCTCTTGTTTTGGAGGTTGTGTTGGTAATTTCGGGGTGAGGAGAGAAGGACAAGTTGACCCCAGGACGAAAGTCTAGACCGCTCAGACAGGTGAGGTCAAGAATCGGAGTTGCCCAAGGGCTGCCCAGCAAGTCTGAGGATTATTGAATTATTATTGAGCCCAACCAGACTCCAGGGCTGCACAGATCCCGGAGTTAGACATGGTGCCTGCCTTCTCCATGGTAACAAGGCTAAATATGGACGCGTTTCCATGGAGAGCCATATCGCAGCTGCAGccctgcttcctccaggaagcacCAGCGCTGGGCTTCTTTGGCTTCTCAGGAGGTGGCCAGTGGTGCCGCGGACATCAAGAAAGTATATCTCACCTCTGAGGATGTTTGTTTCCAACAAGGGTTCCGTTTCCCCGGCCCTAGATTCGTCAACATCTGTTCCTCTTGACAGCTAGAAGTTAGGAGAGAGAGGTCACAGGTCAGACAGACGGAATGGGGACAGTGACGCTGGACCCAATGAGCATTCGTGCAAGTTATCCTGTCTTCACTCCTCGGAGTGGCTTTTCCTGTTACTGGAGGAAAGGGGGTGTCACTGGTTGGAGGGAGACAGCTGTAATGAGCCTCGTATAAATACACTGCTGTTCCTCTCATCAAGCCTCTTTTGGAAGAATTATTGCTGCTACAAAgagttttttaaatgctttccatAACTGGGATGGCCCCCTTCCAATTTCATACAATATTCTAACGTGACagggttctattttttttcttaaaggaaagtAAGTCTTTGCTGCATATTTGAATTTGAACAAGTCCAATCCCCGCATATCTTAAGTGTCCGACAGAACAATGTGGAATGAAACTTTGTGTTTGTCGCAGGCTTGAACATATAAGCTGAGGGGGTGTTCGGCCTCACAATACTCTGTTTAACCGCACTTGGCTATTTAGTCATTACATCATCTGTGTTTATAGTTTAATCGTCTGTTAAATTGGGGCTGTCCACGCACAGCTGATCGTATGGGTGTGTTCGTATATGTTAGGAAATATCTGtaacatgtatgtatacacagaGAGATGGGCGTGCTCCCCGGTTAACTAAGATGTGGAAACTTTTAAAAGAGGTAGAGAGAGCTCTCGAGGCAATTATAGTCTCAGAAGGAAGATTCATATGGTGTGTTCTGTGTTGCAGACCGAGTGGCATCAGAGCTGAGTGATGGACGATCTGCAGTCCCAGAACCTCTCCATGGACATGACCGACTCCTCCCCTGCCTTGGCCAATAACAGACTGGAGAACGGCATGGCCCAGCTGATCACCACTGAGGCCTGGAACATCAACTCCACCGACCTGGTAAAGAAGGCCCTGGTGACCGTGCCGGCCCCGTCCATTCTGAACCCCCCGGCTGAGTCCCAGAGCGGCATGGCTCTGAAGGTAGCGGCCACCGTGCTTCAGCCCCTGTGCCTCGGGGAGAGCCCGGTGGTGATGCCCATTCACATGCAGGTGGAGGGCAGCCCCGCGCCGGAGCTCAACCCTAACGGCAACGCCACTTACGTCATGACCACACAGGGCCCCGTGCAGCTGCCGGTGGTGCTGGAGCAGCACGTCTTCCAGCACCTCAACTCCCCTCTGGTCCTGCCACAGGAGGCCCCGTGCTCCTCCGGCGCCATCCACAGCAACCTCTTCCAGGGAGCCGAGGACCCCGaggcccagccccagctcctggaCCTCAGGATCCCCAGCCAGCCGCAGGAGCCCACGTTGCCCTTCGAAGCCGTGCTCCAGAATTTGTTTCCTTCGCAGGGCGCTCTCGGCCCTCCACCCTGTCAGCCTCCGCCGGGATACGCCCCTGTGCCCCCCCAGCCCTTTAACTCCCCCTTGTCCCCCCTGGTCCCGCCAGCCACCCTCTTGGTTCCCTACCCTGTGATCGTCCCCTTGCCTGTGCCGGTCCCCATTCCCATCCCCATCCCAGTGCCTCAGAGTTCTGAATCCAAGTTCAGCCCCAGCTTCCGAAAGCCGCCATCTTCCTTCGGCCTACACCCGTTTAAAGGCACCCAGACCCCTCTCCAGAAGGAGGAACTGAAGCCCTTCGACCTCCTCCCGCCGAGGGAGTACTTCCAGCTCGGCCGCCACACCGTCATCAAGATGGGGAGTGAGAACGAGGCCCTGGATCTCTCCATGAAGTCGGTGCCCTGGCTCAAGGCTGGCGAAGTCAGTCCCCCGATGTGCCAGGAAGATG from Lagenorhynchus albirostris chromosome X, mLagAlb1.1, whole genome shotgun sequence includes the following:
- the RAI2 gene encoding retinoic acid-induced protein 2 isoform X2; the protein is MDDLQSQNLSMDMTDSSPALANNRLENGMAQLITTEAWNINSTDLEAPCSSGAIHSNLFQGAEDPEAQPQLLDLRIPSQPQEPTLPFEAVLQNLFPSQGALGPPPCQPPPGYAPVPPQPFNSPLSPLVPPATLLVPYPVIVPLPVPVPIPIPIPVPQSSESKFSPSFRKPPSSFGLHPFKGTQTPLQKEELKPFDLLPPREYFQLGRHTVIKMGSENEALDLSMKSVPWLKAGEVSPPMCQEDAALDLSLAAHRKSEPPPETLYDSSGSADSPGHTVMEKLPSGTEVPFAPATPHEASAAMDSHMGSSVAAEPPSQPSSEVKAENNIEIVSESQAAKVIVSVEDTVPTIFCGKIKGLSGVSTKNFSFKREDSMLQGYDINSPGEESMGNAEPLRKPVKNRSIKLKKVNSQEIHMLPIKKQRLATFFPRK
- the RAI2 gene encoding retinoic acid-induced protein 2 isoform X1, giving the protein MDDLQSQNLSMDMTDSSPALANNRLENGMAQLITTEAWNINSTDLVKKALVTVPAPSILNPPAESQSGMALKVAATVLQPLCLGESPVVMPIHMQVEGSPAPELNPNGNATYVMTTQGPVQLPVVLEQHVFQHLNSPLVLPQEAPCSSGAIHSNLFQGAEDPEAQPQLLDLRIPSQPQEPTLPFEAVLQNLFPSQGALGPPPCQPPPGYAPVPPQPFNSPLSPLVPPATLLVPYPVIVPLPVPVPIPIPIPVPQSSESKFSPSFRKPPSSFGLHPFKGTQTPLQKEELKPFDLLPPREYFQLGRHTVIKMGSENEALDLSMKSVPWLKAGEVSPPMCQEDAALDLSLAAHRKSEPPPETLYDSSGSADSPGHTVMEKLPSGTEVPFAPATPHEASAAMDSHMGSSVAAEPPSQPSSEVKAENNIEIVSESQAAKVIVSVEDTVPTIFCGKIKGLSGVSTKNFSFKREDSMLQGYDINSPGEESMGNAEPLRKPVKNRSIKLKKVNSQEIHMLPIKKQRLATFFPRK